From Toxorhynchites rutilus septentrionalis strain SRP chromosome 2, ASM2978413v1, whole genome shotgun sequence, a single genomic window includes:
- the LOC129769958 gene encoding biogenesis of lysosome-related organelles complex 1 subunit 4 — MAEELAEDYSSYFQASNLQSEISPISTRVDEMLLRLEEFENLLEMAKQDTSIATLHNIPKIVSLKPQFDSLCERLDGLEKFVAMVSKNLDVVERQVQVAEEELDIPDKTINVLLKSLSIFGKPKQVEKHSNRDANGVYNSPAIFKTEEYFGPRSKQVGEGSENVKE, encoded by the exons ATGGCTGAGGAGTTAGCAGAAGACTACTCTAGTTATTTTCAGGCATCGAATCTTCAATCAGAG ATATCGCCTATTTCTACGCGCGTTGATGAGATGCTATTGCGGTTGGAAGAATTTGAAAATCTGCTGGAAATGGCCAAGCAGGATACCTCTATAGCAACGTTGCACAACATTCCGAAAATCGTTTCACTGAAACCACAATTCGATAGTCTCTGTGAACGTTTGGATGGGTTGGAGAAATTCGTTGCAATGGTTTCGAAAAATCTGGATGTTGTCGAACGCCAGGTGCAAGTTGCCGAGGAAGAACTGGATATTCCCGATAAAACGATCAATGTGCTGTTGAAATCACTGAGCATTTTTGGAAAGCCGAAGCAGGTTGAGAAGCATTCAAATCGTGATGCTAATGGCGTCTACAATTCACCAGCGATATTTAAAACAGAGGAATATTTTGGACCACGAAGTAAACAAGTTGGCGAAGGGAGTGAGAATGTCAAAGAGTGA